CCGATGGCAGCGGCCCGCTCCTCCAGCAGTTCACGAATTCGTTCACCCTCGCGCTCACGTGCGGCGAGTAGGTCGCCGAGCGCCTCGCGCAGCAATCCCTCGGCCTTGGCTACCAGCGGCGCGAGATCAGGCGCGGGGCTCGCGAGCACCCCGGGCCAAGCGAGTACGCCCATCGGATCTACCGCCCCCGGGTCGGATACCTGGCGACGCACCTCGTCCACCGCGCCGAGCAATTGCCCAAGCAGGGCCTGGTCGAGCTGCAAGGGTTGACCGCCGGTACCCTCGGCCGAGATCAACCGCAAGGAGGCCTCCACCTTGCCTCGGTGCAGCGCATCGCCGAGGAGCGCGCGGACCTTCGCTTCCAGGGAGCGAAACTCCTCCGGCATGCGCAGGGAGAGATCGAGGTAGCGGTGGTTCAGCGAACGAAGCTCCCAGGCGATACCCAGTCCCTCGCCGCGAAGTTCCCGGCGCGCGTAGCCAGTCATCCCACGAAGGGGCTTGGGAGCGGGTTTACTGGTCACTTCAGTGGGGTCTTTCGAGGTGTGTGAACTGCGCTCGCATTGTTGCAGGAAATCAAGACGCCGTGCAGGATGTGACTCGCAAGTTAGCGCTAGACTTTGAGTCGAGCTGCGGTGACTCCAATACGTGACACGCCGCAAGCCGACGTATCGCCCCGCCAAGGGCCGCCTACCGATCGCTCTTTGAGCAGCGGCCGACAACCGAGCCAAAGCACCCGTTGCGAATTCAATCCGCGAAGACCAGCCACCCCGGTGAGCGCGAGACCAACCAGGATCGCGTCGCCATCGTCGCTGAGAAGGATTGCGTCCT
This DNA window, taken from Pseudomonadota bacterium, encodes the following:
- a CDS encoding YicC/YloC family endoribonuclease, translating into MTGYARRELRGEGLGIAWELRSLNHRYLDLSLRMPEEFRSLEAKVRALLGDALHRGKVEASLRLISAEGTGGQPLQLDQALLGQLLGAVDEVRRQVSDPGAVDPMGVLAWPGVLASPAPDLAPLVAKAEGLLREALGDLLAAREREGERIRELLEERAAAIG